GTGCACATACATATATGAACATGAACTgaagtatttattaatttttgatgcTAGACTAacctctctttttcttttttctcttgtttTGGGCCTATTCTTTTCAGGAAAGGAACTTCCTATTAAAAACACTTGGAGTGGAATCTCCTTGTCCCAATCAAAGCATTAATCCTTCTCAACCACCACCTTGCAGAAGAGCCCTCCTTCAAAGTCTATAACTAAACCTCTCTGAACCATCTCACATACAGAAAGTGCTCTATCCCTTATACCTCATCTTTAATGTCAAgggagtttttcttttttccttctcttatTTAAGATTAGTTTCCTAGGATTGCAGCCATCATTGCCCGAAGTTTTATTAAGAGGTGTAGTAGATCTGCATTCCAAAATACCCTTGTCTAGAATGCAAAGGGTGCATTCTAGACATCTCGGACACATCTAACAAAGTGTTCTGagtccatttttcttttccctacTAGAAGAGTACAATCCTAATACTCACATTTAAAATCAGTGTGCTTGTTAATGTGTGTGtcattcttttgtttgtttctttatttggTTTCGGGGTGTTCGACCTTCCGATCCAGTTTTTGGCCTTTTGATTCATCATCTGTACAGAGCCTATATAAGTACGTAGTCAGAGTGTAATTATACATCGGCAACTCgccaatatataattgaagaagcagaagaaaaagaaaaaaaaaaaaaaagaagtttaaagaaaaaaaggagaattAACCAGCTGATTGGATTCCTTTTTGTTGCTTTCAGGTGTGCATAGGGTATAGAATAAGTTTTCCCTCTTTTCTGATTTCTAATGTAATAGAACTTTATGTGATTGAAATGAAAATGTGTTTTGGCTTTGGTGTGCATATGCTTTACTTTTATCTGTTTTTCCTTGTGCATTTATTCCATTTCATGCATGCTACTAATCGAAGTacatatcagaaaataatgcAAAACCAGAAGCTTAAAAATGAAAACCTTCATTCTTCACTTGCTCTGTTGTTCTTGGGAATTCGATTGAAGAATGAAAAGCAAATGCCACCCACACCAAAATGGGGATCAAGAACACCGTTGTGACCACATTTGGTgcattttcttcctttcttctttcattgaTTCCAAGAACCAGAATACACGAGTCAGAATTCTGTTGTTTTGCTGTCAACATGCAAGACActgaacaaaagaaaggaggcaaaaagaagaaagatggaAAAAGGGCTTACCTAAAGAATGGAAGAACTTAGTAAAAAGTTTCTTGATGTGGAATTCAAGAAGCCATGCGTCCAGTAACTCTGCGTTGCTCTCTCTTATCagagtgtttttttttttttttttttaaatttctgcGGACAGTGCTGTGGGGAAGAAGGGTCCTGGCTGGGAACTCTATCATATGGGATGGTGGATTTATATTTGCTACTATAGTAGTACTACTAGTGGAGACAGGTATAATGATGATCAGAGCTAAAGTTAAAGGGTAAAAGAGGGAGAGGGAACCTCATACGAAATAAAGTGCACTCATTGGACACAACTTTCTCGAGATAAGTTAATAGTTGACTATTTATTGACCACCTAATTTCAAATGCCAAACAAAAAGATTTCGTTCTCACCTGCAAATGAATCTTCTGCTATCCCCACCAAACCAATGGACAATTGAGTGATATCTAGCAGAAGTCCGATTAATAGGGCAACACTACTCAAATTCAGCTTGATTTGGAGGattcaacttttattttgttttttattttaaaaaaaaattaaacctggctatcaataaaatactagaaataattctaatttcacttaattattattgaaacATTTACGCTATCTTTGGATTATAAACAAAATGATAATCCAGATTGGCCCTCTAAATTTGCAAGTAGTTCAATTTGGTTatttgtttttacttttatgggTAATTCAACCAAATCCTTTGctcttttatcttattttttgtcGTTGGAGccctatttttcaattaagaacttttttttttttaatagaacaAAGTTTCAATTTTGCCCCTCAATATTTCATGGGGCTCAAtttgttcatgtttaaaaataatttaactataatttatttaattatctaactgaatttatttattaagtttttttatgtgttttaggttcttaattatttaattgagcAAATGAAGGAATTAGTACTAGAAGTGGCTCAGTTTTTAGTGTTGGaggtggtattaaattttattatttaccgATAGTTGAAGGTGTTTATgagtattataaatatacatatatatcaggTCTATTTGCAAATTCAGGGTGTAAATTGGagtttattttagaaaagaaaggaataattggaaggaaaataataattattttgttagcATTGTTTGGATGAAGCAAAATAAAGGTTATTTCTTGCGGAAAACTTTCTTCATTGGCGCACGTTtgacccttttcttttttcctcttccATCCCTTATTTTCACATTCCCAAATGAGCCGTTAATGTATTGTGTAATTAAATCAAACTCAAGTGGCTCGAGAGTCGCTAACACTAACAACATATTGATAAATCCCATCTTGAATGACATTATTATAGGAATCTTCTTCTTAAGCCAAATGACCCATTTCATCATTCACTGCCAAACAAGACAACAGCAACTTAATTGATAGCCAGAGAAACAATTGATTAGATATCCTAACTGCATTGATGGTGAGTAGGGTAATAAGTGATAACACAGAGTGAAAAATCATTAGATACTTGCAGCCTCTCATTGCAATGGTGGCTCCCACGTCACGCAAGTTTCATCTCTTGTGATTCCGAGAGGGCTCAAGCATCTGTTGGTAACTTCTCATAGTAAtctaacaaaatataaatggagTTAGCCCTGGATTGAATGAGCTACATTTGCTCAAGTTCCATAATCTTATTTCTCATTCTAACAAATCCTTATACAAATTAGTTAATCATGGAGTTGGTGAACGgtaaatatgaaataattacTATCAATTTTACAGTCCCTATCATTCTCTAACATCAccttgattataaaatttaaagcaGAAATGAAATTCTTTAGAAGTAAGTCAATTTTTCAAGTTCTTCTGACAGCCACCTTTGTTTGAACCTCTTCTACGTCTTAACTAACCTTGAGAATTGAATGATTAAAGTAACAAACTTGTGCCTTTATCCCTATAGTTAcagaaaagaaatggaaagaaaTCCAAAAATCCAAATACTCGGAACTTGTAACTTGCTATTTCAATACAGGATCTAGTTCAATTACATTTAACAACTCCTAGCTGTTGTCTACATTTGATGCCACTGAACCTTCTGGCTACTATGGCCATATAACAAGATttagaaaagggaaaaaaatgcGGAGAGAAGGATGAATATAGAGTTCAAAATTGTTACAATCCCTAATCATGCagcctttctcttcttctgcAGTTTCTGTAACTTCTTCCACTTAAGATATATCTGGTACGACAACCCTGAGAAGACCACGACTACACAACCCCATTGTTTTGTTGACAGAGGATTGCCACTCAAGACTGAAGACACCACAATACTGACAAACTTGCGGGTTGTGGTGATGGTGGTGTTAGCAAGTGACCCAAATCGGCTAATGGTTAAAAAGATGAAATTCTGGCCTACAGCACCACATAGGCAATAGAGAAAAATGTCCCAAGCTGCCTCAGGATGCTGTTTGCAGAACTGAACTGCTTCGTATCCAATGGCCTGTGGCCAGCCAAACATGTAgatcatattatatatggtACCCCATAGATTCATTCCCAACATTATATCCCAGGCGCTTGTCTTCGGATACCTGGAAAGAAGACAAAAATGTAATAATGAAAGTGAAGTGCAGATGGAAGAAGGTCCGAGAATGTCGTCGAGTCGAGCAATAAAACAGAAGATACTGTCCACTGCCAACTAAGAATTACTGACAAAATCACTtcatttaaattgtaatatgGGAACatattttctaccttgcagtAAGTGAATCCTGAGTAGCATTTGTAAATCCATCAAATGCAAGGTTCAAAAAACAAAGCCCATATCCAAGCGGTGCATTTGGATGTGCCAGCTTGCTGATGGTCTTTGAGCTAGTCTGAAGTCACAGCATTGACAGGAAAAAGTCAGAACTGAAAATTCATTTggttgaaaataatattatattaacaaatcCAATACATTACCTTCAATAGTGCAAAAGTTGATACTCCTCCGGCAACAAGAAAAGTACATAAATACTCCGGAAAAGTGTATCTGATGCCATAAACTAAAGTGCCCATCAGCATGACTGCAGAAGATAAGACAATCCATCAGTTATTTGATGACTACCATGATGGATGCCAAATCTAGATTTTATAAGTTAATGCAGCACAAGGAGAGAACAAGCAAATATAGCATAAGCAATTAACCGCATCTTTCAAGGAATGCAAGGGTCCTAATGCTCAAATCCACCATTTTTGCAATCATTTCATCATTATTAAGCAACTTCTAAAATCTCTTAATAGGTGTGACATACAATAAGCTACACAGCATAATTTCCTAGTGGTGAAAAACAGCATGCATAAGTAAATAACAATCTTCAAAAAGGTTGAAAACTGAAAATCCTATAGTTTTGCTATTTAAAACTCTAATGAACTTACCAGGAGTAGCAAAAGATAGTGAAACAAAAGCAATCAATGATTAAGAATCTTTATCTCTCATAATATTGCTTGCAAAGGCTACAGAAAATGCAATTTTGAGAACAAGGTACAGATTTAACACCAAATGCTAACAAAGATCCTGAgcatcaatcaatcaatcatTATGCCTGGCAGTAAGTGTGCTTGTCTTAGAGAAGTATGAAACTAGAAAATCACAAATGTCATACCTGGAATCATCTTGGAAGATTTTGCCAGGACCTGAGCAGGGTAACTGATATACTTTAAAGCTTCAATCCCCATGGCTGGTCCAATAGTATTTGTAATGCCAGCGCTCCAGTATGTCCACCATGGGGCGCCACCACCAGAGCTGCTTCGGGACCAAATCTTTATCACTGTATAAAACAAGTAACTTTAGCCACAACATGTCTCAATTCCATGTAATTGTACACAATATCAACAAGGTATAATAAGAAACTTACTTATATAAGACCAAATTAAGCAGATAACATTTTGTGCCAAATTCAGGAATGCTAAGTGCTCAAATCTCTTGCCATCCGGACCAAATCGCTTAGTTGACCTTAACAATCAAAATAAGATTTGCTGTCAATAAAACCAGTCTTTCTTTGCTTGAAACAAATAACCTATTAAACTTTTCTTAAGCAAATGCATCAATATATTATAGATCACTATATACAGTTATATtaagaagaaattaatcaactcaaaaaattaaatcctaaaattagaaagccaaaaaaaaaaactataacattatcaattgcaattcCTGAAG
The Ricinus communis isolate WT05 ecotype wild-type chromosome 1, ASM1957865v1, whole genome shotgun sequence DNA segment above includes these coding regions:
- the LOC8286995 gene encoding UDP-galactose/UDP-glucose transporter 3, coding for MEAHGAGIRRVLVLAFCVAGIWSAYIYQGVLQETLSTKRFGPDGKRFEHLAFLNLAQNVICLIWSYIMIKIWSRSSSGGGAPWWTYWSAGITNTIGPAMGIEALKYISYPAQVLAKSSKMIPVMLMGTLVYGIRYTFPEYLCTFLVAGGVSTFALLKTSSKTISKLAHPNAPLGYGLCFLNLAFDGFTNATQDSLTARYPKTSAWDIMLGMNLWGTIYNMIYMFGWPQAIGYEAVQFCKQHPEAAWDIFLYCLCGAVGQNFIFLTISRFGSLANTTITTTRKFVSIVVSSVLSGNPLSTKQWGCVVVVFSGLSYQIYLKWKKLQKLQKKRKAA